In Calothrix sp. PCC 7507, one DNA window encodes the following:
- a CDS encoding DUF4159 domain-containing protein produces the protein MTEQFPLPPTKILERLLVTDGLLMNADRWRIAHEYHRQRQNIHYQSLNQPGIVSGLGVCLISAPSEVPTNYRDRRWIQIQPGIAIDLAGNPIIVPQPETYRIATQTQSETSLTVYLVISYVDPERLRRSATADILHETFRIDEKLSPPGETEVELCRILLPPGKVELENPADVFFPGSNQLDLRYRHQVRSRPQATVRVAQIANSAATERSAANLSYLLQSVSGLYPALNAQQIEPINLEIKDINSQIKACDLLFLAIREAFSLNQEEFIGLKNYLDSGGVLLVDTSNDGDATISSILNLAQQLGHPIQDIKNMKLNHPLRTEPFSFAALPSVNQEQIHLRYGGGIILVVGELSTAWGLDDELLLPRETIRTAQEMGINILHFSWKRRQIMQLLGASDRITASSVDSWINQSAFDELNI, from the coding sequence ATGACTGAACAATTTCCACTACCACCGACTAAGATTCTCGAACGCTTGCTGGTGACTGACGGACTGCTGATGAACGCCGATCGCTGGCGCATAGCTCATGAATACCACCGTCAGCGACAAAATATTCACTATCAATCTCTCAATCAACCAGGAATTGTTTCTGGGTTAGGGGTGTGCTTGATATCAGCTCCCTCAGAAGTTCCGACAAATTACCGCGATCGCCGTTGGATACAAATTCAACCCGGTATTGCTATTGATCTAGCTGGTAACCCGATTATTGTGCCCCAGCCAGAAACTTATCGCATTGCCACCCAAACACAGTCAGAAACATCACTGACTGTATATTTAGTCATCAGTTACGTAGACCCAGAAAGGTTGCGCCGTTCAGCAACCGCTGACATTCTCCACGAAACTTTTCGGATTGACGAGAAACTTAGTCCTCCAGGAGAAACAGAAGTCGAATTGTGCCGGATTTTGCTACCACCCGGAAAAGTAGAGTTGGAAAATCCCGCAGATGTGTTTTTCCCTGGTTCCAACCAGCTAGACTTGCGCTATCGCCACCAAGTGCGATCGCGTCCCCAAGCAACTGTGCGCGTTGCCCAAATCGCTAATAGTGCAGCAACAGAGCGCAGTGCAGCTAATCTCTCCTATTTACTTCAATCTGTTTCCGGTCTTTACCCAGCGTTGAATGCTCAACAAATCGAGCCAATCAACTTGGAAATTAAAGATATTAATTCTCAAATCAAAGCTTGCGATTTACTATTCCTGGCAATTCGCGAAGCATTTTCTTTAAATCAAGAAGAATTTATCGGTCTTAAAAATTATTTAGATTCAGGAGGCGTTTTATTAGTAGATACTTCCAACGATGGGGATGCCACAATTAGCAGCATTTTAAACCTAGCACAACAGTTAGGGCATCCCATACAAGATATAAAAAATATGAAACTCAATCATCCTTTGCGGACAGAACCTTTTTCTTTTGCCGCCCTACCTAGCGTAAATCAAGAACAGATTCATCTCAGATATGGTGGCGGCATTATTTTAGTAGTTGGCGAACTTTCAACCGCGTGGGGATTAGATGATGAGCTTTTATTACCACGAGAAACTATCCGCACTGCTCAAGAAATGGGAATCAATATTTTACATTTTAGCTGGAAACGACGACAGATAATGCAGTTACTCGGTGCTAGCGATCGCATTACCGCATCCAGTGTGGATTCTTGGATAAATCAGAGTGCATTTGATGAGCTGAATATCTAA
- a CDS encoding WD40 repeat domain-containing protein — translation MANSISTTISEQVIKFKPGGTPASFNISVTNDSDRFAAFQLEMIAAGADVIPGLRWYNFSPEVSAKKPPGDRTRFTATITDSPVPGFAGIMNLTVRIFSLELGEETREVIRLVVEKSKGLTPVKLTLPVAEFPAYPSDLLEIPVSLYNPSQLTANVVLNFLGVDITWLVEGNERRLQIPPGGKTETTFLCQLPIPSLVPSQPYPFTIEADLIDGPLSSATGTIIVLPKGFVDFNCIPKELQMPPSASAWWIPKWKCHSATYILKFDNASNLRPDVTVLVQPEAGQRQSTWELIPEKAKISPGEITELQLTINKRRHWWGGSKKLRFEVKAIESETDIDIRNDTQFLKLNVLPVLPIWMQLLIGAGLLTLAWACSWLNPNNPLFGHTAPVTSVQFNGMGDNAVSGGNDQKIIKWDSAGFLNPLINQFQGDLGNLGKAVRVVRYRPVDNNLLAAGLENGESWLFNLAGDGNKPIDSFLFRKDDRVLALEFTKDSRYLFSGHGSGYVLQWDVQSDLEKNVSVNNSPFKQKKFDFAVSALALAGKANKNLMVGGRFNQLWMWNFEPDKVRSLPYQEGSKDDYIQSLTVAAYKPNLMATADNQGYITLWNLDKCLSKDVKCTIVDRWGNGHGSKPVRSVVLNRNGCYLASGGDDGRVMLWPLNIDGKRHPQFANGQEVGRSEQRINSVDLKRQGKNIFVLSGSDDTQVRIDVTPQSDTGCK, via the coding sequence ATGGCAAATAGTATCAGTACAACAATTTCAGAACAGGTGATTAAATTTAAGCCGGGTGGAACGCCTGCCTCTTTTAATATATCTGTGACAAATGACAGCGATCGCTTCGCTGCGTTTCAATTAGAGATGATCGCTGCTGGTGCTGACGTAATTCCCGGTCTTCGTTGGTACAATTTTTCGCCAGAAGTAAGTGCCAAAAAACCACCAGGCGATCGCACGCGATTTACTGCCACAATCACGGATAGTCCAGTTCCAGGGTTTGCTGGCATCATGAACCTCACCGTGCGGATTTTCTCCTTGGAACTGGGAGAAGAAACAAGAGAAGTAATACGCCTGGTTGTAGAAAAAAGCAAAGGACTCACACCTGTAAAATTAACGCTGCCTGTAGCAGAATTTCCAGCTTATCCTAGCGATTTACTAGAAATTCCTGTCAGTCTCTACAACCCAAGTCAACTAACTGCCAATGTCGTCCTCAATTTTTTGGGCGTAGATATTACATGGTTGGTTGAAGGAAACGAAAGACGCTTGCAAATTCCACCCGGAGGTAAAACAGAGACAACTTTCTTATGCCAACTGCCAATTCCAAGCCTTGTTCCCAGTCAGCCATATCCTTTTACTATTGAAGCTGACCTAATTGATGGCCCTTTATCTAGTGCAACTGGAACCATAATAGTTTTGCCGAAAGGGTTTGTAGACTTTAACTGCATACCCAAAGAACTGCAAATGCCACCATCAGCCTCAGCATGGTGGATACCTAAGTGGAAGTGTCACTCTGCCACCTACATACTCAAATTTGATAATGCCAGCAATTTAAGACCGGATGTAACGGTGCTGGTACAACCAGAAGCTGGACAGCGCCAAAGCACTTGGGAACTTATCCCAGAGAAAGCCAAAATCTCTCCAGGCGAGATCACAGAGTTGCAGCTAACGATCAACAAGCGCAGACACTGGTGGGGGGGAAGCAAAAAATTACGGTTTGAGGTCAAGGCTATTGAGTCAGAAACGGACATAGATATCCGCAATGATACGCAATTCCTCAAACTGAATGTGCTGCCTGTTTTGCCGATTTGGATGCAACTATTGATAGGTGCTGGCTTGCTCACACTAGCTTGGGCTTGTTCCTGGCTAAATCCTAATAACCCCTTATTCGGACACACTGCTCCAGTAACTTCTGTGCAATTCAATGGCATGGGGGACAATGCGGTGAGTGGGGGGAATGACCAAAAAATTATTAAGTGGGATAGTGCAGGCTTTCTCAATCCACTGATTAACCAGTTCCAGGGTGACCTGGGCAACCTCGGCAAAGCAGTGCGCGTAGTTCGCTATCGTCCAGTGGACAATAATCTCTTAGCGGCAGGTTTAGAAAATGGCGAGTCATGGTTATTTAATCTGGCTGGAGATGGCAACAAACCTATAGATTCTTTCTTATTTCGCAAAGACGATCGCGTATTGGCTCTAGAGTTTACTAAAGACTCGCGCTATTTGTTTAGCGGTCACGGTAGCGGTTATGTTTTGCAGTGGGATGTCCAAAGTGACCTGGAAAAGAACGTCAGTGTTAACAACTCGCCTTTTAAACAAAAAAAATTCGATTTCGCGGTCTCTGCTTTGGCTCTAGCCGGAAAAGCAAATAAAAATCTCATGGTTGGCGGTCGCTTCAACCAATTGTGGATGTGGAATTTTGAACCTGATAAAGTCCGTTCCTTGCCTTATCAGGAAGGCAGCAAAGACGACTACATTCAAAGCTTAACAGTTGCCGCTTACAAGCCAAATTTAATGGCAACAGCCGACAATCAGGGATATATTACCCTGTGGAATTTGGATAAATGCTTGAGCAAAGATGTTAAGTGTACCATTGTCGATCGCTGGGGCAACGGTCATGGCAGCAAACCAGTGCGCTCTGTGGTTCTGAATAGAAATGGTTGCTACTTAGCTAGTGGCGGAGACGACGGCCGGGTGATGCTCTGGCCTTTGAATATTGACGGCAAGCGCCATCCCCAATTTGCCAATGGTCAAGAAGTGGGCAGGTCTGAGCAACGAATCAATAGTGTCGATCTCAAGAGACAAGGCAAAAACATCTTTGTCCTCAGTGGTAGTGACGATACGCAAGTGAGAATTGATGTTACTCCACAAAGCGATACGGGCTGTAAATAA